The genomic stretch gctaggaaagaagtgaccgcaaaccattatcaccgcatttggcgaaaatatgttgcgtggtgtgaggccaggaaggccccaacggaggaatttcagctgggtcgatttctgcacttcctacagtcaggggtgactatgggcctaaaattgggttccattaaggtccagatttcggctctatcgattttcttccagagggaactggcttcactacctgaagttcagacttttgttaagggagtgctgcatattcagcccccttttgtgcctccagtggcaccttgggatctcaacgtggtgttggatttcttaaagtcacattggtttgagccacttaaaactgtggaattaaaatatctcacgtggaaagtggtcatgctgttggccttggcttcggccaggcgtgtgtctgaattggcggctttgtcatgtaaaagcccttatctaattttccatatggatagggcagaattgaggactcgtccccagtttctccctaaggtggtatcagcctttcatttgaaccaacctattgtggtgcctgcggctactaaagacttggaggcttccaagttgttggacgtagtcagggccctgaaaatctatgtttccaggacggctagtgtcaggaaaactgactcgctatttatcctgtatgcacccaacaaactgggtgctcctgcttcaaagcagactattgctcgctggatctgtagtacgattcagcttgcacattctgtggctggactgccgcatcctaaatcagtgaaagcccattccacaaggaaggtgggctcttcttgggcggctgcccgaggggtctcggctttacaactttgccgagcagctacttggtcggggtcaaacacatttgctaaattctacaagtttgacaccctggctgaggaggacctagagtttgcccattcggtgctgcatagtcatccgcactctcccgcccgtttgggagctttggtataatccccatggtccttacggagtcccagcatccacttaggacgtcagagaaaataagattttactcaccggtaaatctatttctcgtagtccgtagtggatgctgggcgcccatcccaagtgcggattgtctgcaatacttgtatatagttattgtttaactaaagggttattgttgagccatctgttgagaggctcagttatatttcatactgttaactgggtatagtatcacgagttatacggtgtgattggtgtggctggtatgagtcttacccgggattcaaaatccttccttattgtgtcagctcttccaggcacagtatcctaactgaggtctggaggagggtcatagtgggaggagccagtgcacaccaggtagtcctaaagctttctttagttgtgcccagtctcctgcggagccgctattccccatggtccttacggattcaccCCCCttcgcatttttcatgttttgttgcctcacacctggaattaaaatggattgtttgagggtttgcatcatttcattcacggaacatgcctacaactttgaagatgtgttGGGGtggggttttaatttttttttttattgtgcaacaaataggacaaaataacagaaaactttacCGTGCATAATTATTCACCCcctcctaaagtcagtactttatagagccaccttttgctgcaattacagctgcaagtcgctttggataagtctctatgagcttgccactgggatttttgaccattcctcaaggcaaaactgctccagctccttcatgttggatggtttccgcttgtgaacagcaatcttcatgtctgaccacagattctcaattggattgagatctgggccattccaacacattttaaatgtttccccttaaaccactcgagtgttgctttagcagtatgcttcgggtcattgtcctgctggaaggtgaacctccatcccagtctcaaatcacaggcagactgaaatcaGTTTTgcgcaagaatatccctgtatttagcaccatccatctttttcccttgactcgaaacagtttacttgtccctgctgctgaaaaacatccccacagcatgatgctgccaccaccatgtttcactgtggggatggtgttcttggggtgatgggatgtgttgtacTTGCGCCAGACATaacattttccttggtggccgaaaagtacaATTTTAGTCTtaactgaccagagcaccttcctccatacattttgggagtcgtccacatgccttttggcaaactcaaaacatgccttcttatttttaacactgagtaatggtttttttctggccactcttccataaagcccagctctatggattgtacggcttattgtggtcacatgtgcagatgcaccagtctctgctgtggaactctgcatctccttcagggttacctttggtctctgtgctgcctctctgattaatgccctccttgcccggtctgtgagttttggtggccggccctctcttggcaggtttgttgtggtaccatgttctttccatctgAAGATGattgatttgatggtgctccgaggGATCATCAAATAGCTCTTTGGTCTTCATGTTGTGATGccccttgcttagtggtgttgtagcctctggggcctttcagaaaaggtgggtttatactgacagatcatttgacacttagattgcacacagatggacttcatttcactaattatgtgacttctgaaggtaattggttgcaccagaacttttgagggtcttcatagcaaagggggtgaatacatatgcacatgctaattttcacatttttttttataaaatcggaTTGACGTCGAAAACGTGACTAAAactgcagctaatccgccgatccacgtgtttattTACAAGTCTGAAATACAGcagccctattgaataggtcgaatcatgtcgGAAACTGCCCTCTTTCCGACTAGatggcagttccgacttcaattgaatactgcccatagaAATAGATTCAACTAAAAAGTACCAAATCCTTTAtgccctgtactactatatatattttcTAATAAGCATCTTCTTCATCTTGGGAACtttcctttttgtttttttttagtaaccacagTGTTAAAACGCCATTGTTTTGTGTTTATttaatatatttgtgtgtgtgtgtgactataccATTTTGTTGCTGTTAGTCAGGATACATTCATGGAGAATTACTTCACCAGCCAGCGTGACAACATATTCCGCAATGTTGAAGTTCTTATCTACGTCTTTGATGTTGAGAGCAGAGAGCTGGAGAAGGACATGCACTATTACCAGTCCTGTTTGGAAGCCATCTTACAGAACTCTCCTGATGCCAAGGTGTTCTGTCTGGTTCACAAGATGGACTTAGTGCAAGAAGATCAAAGAGATCTGGTTAGTTGAATTTGAAAAATTGAACACTTTAAAGATCAAAATGTATTTTTGTTGTAGACTTGTCTTTATTCCTCAGCTAAGCATTTATCCATGTTTTCCAGAAATGTGAAATGGATATGCCTTAAATATTATATcatttgaaacttttttttttttttttttttaaatgcagtggCAGTATAGCTTCTATTAAAAATAAAGGACATAGCAGCTACAAACTGGATTTTTTTTGTAAGATTTTTATATGGTTAAATGGGCTCcagcttgttgttgttgttgtttttattttattttcctgatCATCTGTCACCCTCTATATGACATCTTAAGAGTTTACCATGTGTTTTACAAAAATGTCTCACGGCGCTAATAATAATTGAGTTACTTTAAAAATCTAACCTTAATAGTGAAAATTAAATTACATTCAGCTGCTGAGTGTCGATTATGCTTGTTTGAGCTTAAACATGAATGGAACTCCTATTTTAATAAGAGAACCAACTCGACAATACTGGAAAACCACTCTGCGCTAATTTTAACTAACAGGCTTTAAAATAAAGTGTAGTCTCATGTACACATAATTAGTTTATTTAATAAAACGATCACATTAATCAGTATATAGTGTATAATATAAATGCGATCACCATATAAAATTAATCCATAAACGGTGTATGTATACATACAAAACTTCATGCCACTTTGCATATATTCTTGAACTAACCACAATAAAATCCTAATTCTAATGGCGGGTCTTTAAATGAATTTAAATGGAGGTGAATAAgatcgttttcctaatctgaatgaaaatgatagatATCACTGCAATGGCCACAGTGTGTAGAGATGAATGTCCTTGTTCTCTGGAGTTATGGAACAAAGAAAGTCCTCACGACATTCCCTTAGCAGGTGGAGAGAGAACAGGTATTTCACATAATAGTCACCACTTGATCAATAATATATTGGTCTCAGCGGACCAGTGTGCAAATAGCAATTCATTCGAAAATGCCCGGACAAGCCGTCTGTGAATAAAACACGCTCACCCTCTGTCTTAATTCATACGGTCCAGCTGAACGTGCACTGTGTTAACCGGCCAGGTGCGGCTAGGAGGCTCCGGACGTCTCCAACCTCCAAGATGAAATTGCTGCTGCAGTTCCCAAGTGCCGCTGATGAATTAGGCTGGCATCCGGCATTGCACAGTGTCTAAATGAGAATGTCCACAATAGCGGTAGCACTGTCACCAAGTGTCCCTTTTCCCCTAACGCGTTTCGCTCGTTCCTGGAGCTTTATCAAATAGTTTTCCAGTATTTACCATGTCTTTTACCTGTACACCACCACCAAAATGAATCTCTGCTTTACTGACGTTTGCTACAAGAGAACTGGAAGCTCTACAGTTATGCTAGTTTAGGGCAGGACAGTTGCCTTCCACATTGTGTGAAATTCACCAGCAGTAAAAATGCTTCTACAGCAAGCATTTGTATCTAGCTCTGTCACTGGTGTGCTGGTCTGTAGTCAGCGGCTCGCTCTGTCACTGGTGTGCTGGTCTGTAGTCAGCGGCTCGCTCTGTCACTGGTGTGCTGGTCTGTAGTCAGCGGCTCGCTCTGTCACTGGTGTGCTGGTTTGTAGTCAGCGGCTCGCTCTGTCACTGGTGTGCTGGTCTGTAGTCAGCGGCTCGCTCTGTCACTGGTGTGCTGGTCTGTAGTCACCGGCTCGCTCTGTCACTGGTGTGCTGGTCTGTAGTCAGCGGCTCGCTCTGTCACTGGTGTGCTGGTCTGTAGTCAGCGGCTCGCTCTGTCACTGGTGTGCTGGTCTGTAGTCAGCGGCTCGCTCTGTCACTGGTGTGCTGGTCTGTAGTCAGCGGCTCGCTCTGTCACTGGTGTGCTGGTTTGTTGTTAGCGGCTCGCTCTGTCACTGGTGTGCTGGTCTGTAGTCAGCGGCTCGCTCTGTCACTGGTGTGCTGGTCTGTAGTCAGCGGCTCGCTCTGTCACTGGTGTGCTGGTCTGTAGTCAGCGGCTCGCTCTGTCACTGGTGTGCTGGTCTGTAGTCAGCGGCTCGCTCTGTCACTGGTGTGCTGGTTTGTAGTCAGCGGCTCGCTCTGTCACTGGTGTGCTGGTTTGTAGTCAGCGGCTCGCTCTGTCACTGGTGTGCTGGTTTGTAGTTAGCGGCTCGCTCTGTCACTGGTGTGCTGGTCTGTAGTCAGCGGCTCGCTCTGTCACTGGTGTGCTGGTTTGTAGTTAGCGGCTCGCTCTGTCACTGGTGTGCTGGTTTGTGGTCAGTATCGCGTTTTGTTCCaggtcttcaaaaaaaaaaaaatgctgaaatCCTGTATTTGGTTTAGTACAGTCTTCTGAGATCACAGCATTTTCAAAGTAATTATTTGAAGAAACACAATATTTAACAAATCATGTAAGCATTTAAATATAAGGTGCTGTCTCTTTTTACAATAACATTGTATCTGTTGtattgataatgatttgctgtgtaTACTAGTTTATTGTATATGTATAATACCTTTTGGGATCTGTATTCACTCATATATCCTGGCTCATGCTACCAAGACTTTAGATATTATTTCCACAAATATTGCGAAGTACATATTGCTTGCATCATAGTGCAAATGGTTATGCCATTGAGCCTGAGGGAGAGAACTAACACTAAAAAGCACAAACCTCTTCAATAGTAGAAAGGATTTAGACCTTTTTAggcaaaatatccaaataaaatatTTATACACGTGTAAAAGTATATGGTTGATCATAAATTATGGCATCCTTTTAAGTACATCATGTATTTTCTTTATATCCTAGCCATGACTGACCGAGCGTTACTTCCTTTGTTTCCTTTGTAGATATTTAAGGAGCGAGAGGAGGATTTGAGGCGACTTTCCCGGCCGTTAGACTGCGCATGTTTTAGGACCTCTATTTGGGATGAGACATTATACAAGGTAGATGATACGACCTCTTCCTTTAAACGAGATGAATGGGCAGTGGTAGAATGTTTAAATTTTATATGTCTTTGGTCTCTTGTCTTTCTGTTCAGGCCTGGTCCAGCATTGTGTATCAGCTCATCCCCAATGTGCAGCAGCTGGAAACCAACCTGCGTAACTTTGCCCAGATCATTGAGGCTGATGAAGTGCTGCTGTTTGAGAGGGCAACTTTTTTGGTGAGGTTATTTTGGTGCCATGTTTATCTGGTATTGGTATCCGTGCTAGAGGTATTGTATGAAAATGTGTAATTGTGGAATTTTTCATTTTCCAGGTCATCTCTCACTACCAGTGCAGGGAACAGAGGGATATTCACAGGTTTGAGAAGATTAGTAATATTATAAAGCAGTTCAAGCTAAGCTGCAGGTGAGAAAGTGTATAAACACCCAAGCTTTTGCTTATTTAACCTTTATTATCACAGTATAGCAGGATTAAATATAGACTCCTTACTTCAAAGATATGGGTGGtggccttggactgcacaccctaattcaaaacataatgaaaggtgctagcatgctgagacttgtagttccacacaaatgctaaacactgctaatcagaataattataataaactctgcaatatacaGTAGAGTAAATTTAAGGCGCATAACATAATTtgggccaaaaatatgggcccacgacCAGGGCAcgggacttgaaccttagtgttcccgatccaccagatgaggtcacctggttgaaGCTGGTGggaccatatttttggccaaaattatgttaAGCACCTCAAATTTACTCTACCATATGTTGAAGAGTTAATTATAATTATACTGATTAGCAGTGTTTTgcatttagagtgtgcacctgcattttctctttttccttACTTAGAATTCAAGCAAAAGGTCAGCTGTCTTGTGTAATAGTGTTCTTGTCTACAATTCCATGAATTAGAATTTTCAGTAAAACTATGTAACATGCCCTTATGATTGTGGACATTTGCATCCAGGCTATGAAGCTTTGGAATCTTTCCAAATGTTCgctcattttttttctcttttactttGCCTGACTCATGCCTCTTATAATTTACAGTAAGTTGGCTGCCTCTTTCCAGAGCATGGAAGTTCGCAATTCTAACTTTGCTGCCTTCATAGATATCTTCACATCCAACACCTATGTTATGGTTGTCATGTCTGACCCCTCGATTCGTAAGTTCAGTTGTTTACACTTTGTGCTCTTCACACTTGTATAAGTAAAACTATGAATTTGAATGTGGAAAGCGCCTGTGTGTTTATAGCTGGCTGTATCTTACATATTGTTAGAGCTGTGCTCATTACATTTTGTAATAATAAGGTCCATACCTGATGACACTAAGGAGTGTATTAGCAGGATCAGTGGCCATGTTGTTCTAATCTATCTTCTCCTCTTCAACAGCTTCAGCTGCAACTTTAATAAATATACGTAATGCAAGGAAACACTTTGAGAAGCTGGAGCGCGTGGATGGTCCCAAACACAGTCTCCTTATGCGCTGATTCTTCATCCAGAGATTGTTCATTTCCTTATTAAGCGTCTATATGGACTTAACATTTCTAGACCCTTTTTTTTCCAAACCTCATGTTTGTGTTTAATCTCTGAGTTGGGGTTCAACTCAAATTCCCCTCCATGCCTCATTGTGCATGAATAACGCATCCGAATCACTGAGGTGGATTTACGAAGTGCAAATGCACAGTTACCAATAACAACAGATCGACAAAGGGTTTTGAATAGACAGTGGTGTGATCAAAGTTAAACTGGACACAAGCTAGACAACAAATGTGAATATCTGGTTGCCCTGGGTTACTGCACATTTACATTTTTTGCACTTTGTTAGTAACCCATCCCACTGCTGGCAGCCTTACAGAGTGGCACCAGAGTGATTAATATtggttttccaaagtcatgccttaGTAGTGCAATGTCTGCATTGTCTGGCCCCTCAATGCAGCTGGCAAGTTGTGTATAATGAAATGCAAATCAAACATTCATTAACCTCTTACCTATACTTTGCTCTGCTGTTTGTGAGCAGTGGTCGGTTACCttttaggtgggataaatggaattTTGCTCAGGCCATTCTATTACTAAGAAAATTCAGTGTATTTTATGCTTTGGAATAAAaatatgcttaaaaaaaaaaaaaaagtctatattTGACAAATCCATTTTGTATAGCACAATCCCTGGGCAAATGTCATGCAAAAGA from Pseudophryne corroboree isolate aPseCor3 chromosome 5, aPseCor3.hap2, whole genome shotgun sequence encodes the following:
- the LOC134927324 gene encoding ras-related GTP-binding protein A, which gives rise to MPSSAMKKKVLLMGKSGSGKTSMRSIIFANYIARDTRRLGATIDVEHSHVRFLGNLVLNLWDCGGQDTFMENYFTSQRDNIFRNVEVLIYVFDVESRELEKDMHYYQSCLEAILQNSPDAKVFCLVHKMDLVQEDQRDLIFKEREEDLRRLSRPLDCACFRTSIWDETLYKAWSSIVYQLIPNVQQLETNLRNFAQIIEADEVLLFERATFLVISHYQCREQRDIHRFEKISNIIKQFKLSCSKLAASFQSMEVRNSNFAAFIDIFTSNTYVMVVMSDPSIPSAATLINIRNARKHFEKLERVDGPKHSLLMR